A genomic stretch from Myxocyprinus asiaticus isolate MX2 ecotype Aquarium Trade chromosome 24, UBuf_Myxa_2, whole genome shotgun sequence includes:
- the LOC127414738 gene encoding insulin-like growth factor I has translation MPSDGMPLSHARCLWTERGFMLKVPSWRNVCVLYSFFCVLVLPDVGEGAKARCGRELIADLEFVCGDRGFYRGKPGGARSSGPRSRGKGIVEQCCIRGCDLQHLESYCAKPKRRRRQAPSSLQQTLEEQFWLVFQRRYQKFAEMNRDEEATSQKLIERTLYHWNSDDSVLSNSNTNTPNRPPSTNQHDSPLRVKPVPVFIHQNR, from the exons ATGCCATCAGACGGAATGCCTCTCTCTCATGCCAGATGCCTGTGGACAGAAAGAGGATTCATGCTGAAG GTGCCCAGCTGGCGAAATGTGTGTGTTCTTTACTCCTTTTTCTGTGTCCTGGTTCTGCCGGATGTCGGAGAGGGGGCAAAAGCTCGCTGTGGAAGAGAACTAATCGCAGACCTGGAGTTTGTGTGTGGGGACCGTGGATTTTACAGAG GTAAACCTGGAGGAGCCCGTAGCAGTGGTCCTCGCTCACGTGGGAAAGGCATTGTAGAGCAGTGCTGCATTCGAGGATGTGACCTCCAGCATTTGGAGTCATACTGTGCAAAACCCAAGAGACGGCGCCGTCAAGCCCCTTCATCTCTGCAACAGACTCTG GAAGAGCAGTTCTGGCTGGTGTTTCAAAGGCGATACCAGAAGTTTGCTGAGATGAACAGAGATGAAGAAGCCACATCTCAAAAACTCATAGAGCGGACGCTCTACCATTGGAACTCTGATGATTCAGTATTATCAAATTCAAACACCaatacacccaaccggccaccTTCTACAAACCAGCATGATTCACCTTTGCGAGTGAAACCTGTGCCAGTATTTATCCACCAGAATCGATAG